The following nucleotide sequence is from Desulfobulbaceae bacterium.
AATGGGAAATTGCCGCCTTAAAACAGTTTGAAACGGGTGTTGTGTCTTGGCTTAGTCAATAATAGGAAATACTAATGTCAGAAAATAAAATTCAAGAACTGGAACAAAGGCTTAGCATTATAGAAAGTAAGATGCTCACTATGGGTGCTCTGGCTCAGGACGTGGTCAGTTGCCAAAGAGTTGAGAGTGAACTTAAACAACGGCTTGAATTTGAATCTGTAATTCGAGTGATATCGACAGAATTTATCAACCTGTTACCCTCAGAAATTGATACCGGCATTAACAATGCCCTTAAGAAGGTTGGTCTGTTTACCAAAGCTGATCGATCGTATGTGTTCACTTATTGTGATGAAAAACGGGAGTTGTGTAATACCCACGAGTACTGCGCTGAAAACATCGAACCCAAAATAGGTGAGAGGGTCAGTGCACAGGCGGATTTATTCCCCTGGTCAATGACGGAGTTAGAAAAAAAAGGTTCGCTGTATATTTCCAGTGTCGATCAGTTTCCTCCTGAGGCGGTCAACGAAAAACAGCAGTTTATTGAGAATTCGCTCAGGCTTTTGCGGTATTTACCATGAGGATTAATGGTCGAATGGCCGGGTTTGTCGGCTTTGACTGGATACTGAAGTCTGAGGCTTACTCCTCGACCATTACTTTGCTTCTGCAAGTCCTGGGAGTTATTTTCGCCAACGCCCTAGAGAGGCAAAAGGAAGAACGAGATAAAGAGAGGCTCATTGAGGAGCTGCAGGAGACTCAGGAGGAGCTGCTGACATTATCCATTCGCGACCAGCTGACGGGCCTGTTTAACCGGCGTCATATGGAAGAGTCTCTGAAGAGGGAGGTGAGCCGGGCCAAGCGGCATGAAAGCTCTCTGGCCATTATCATGCTTGATGTGGACCATTTTAAAAATATCAATGATATGTATGGCCACATGGCCGGTGATGTTGTTCTGCAGAAAATTGGTGAGTTTTTACTTGAACATTCACGTGGTGAAGATGTGGTCTGTCGTTTCGGCGGGGAAGAGTTTGTG
It contains:
- a CDS encoding GGDEF domain-containing protein, giving the protein MRINGRMAGFVGFDWILKSEAYSSTITLLLQVLGVIFANALERQKEERDKERLIEELQETQEELLTLSIRDQLTGLFNRRHMEESLKREVSRAKRHESSLAIIMLDVDHFKNINDMYGHMAGDVVLQKIGEFLLEHSRGEDVVCRFGGEEFVLIMPGATKESGEKRANELCVAIREDVQISYRKTTLPPITVSIGVSVYPDHGKSSDEMIFEADIALYKAKEGGRNRAEVASKIAGV